Proteins encoded together in one Chitinophaga sp. LS1 window:
- a CDS encoding IS4 family transposase, whose protein sequence is MNQGCYLFSQLISLISPTSFKTCVKRYNGDYKTKHFTCWRQYLCMVFGQLTHRESLSDTILCLRANSKKLYHIGIGEAIAKSTLSTANENRDWHIYADFTWILIREAQQLYAGKSKCEIDIDNPVFAIDASTIDLCLSLFDWANFRSTKAGIKLHVQLDLKTAIPEFIEVTTAAIHEVNILDTISFQIDSFYIMDRGYIDYKRLNRIHLSKAFYVIRAKDNLNFKSVKSNPKNKQEGIMADQIIKLQGFYAIQDYPEKIRRIKFYDAEQDRTLVFLTNNFDLDASKIAMLYKHRWKIELFFKWIKQHLKIKTFWGTSENAVRVQIWIAISVYVLVAIAKKKFNIQHTLYEMLQVISISVFEKTPIKELFDKPIQSNFKELNRNQLNIFD, encoded by the coding sequence TCTCCTACAAGTTTTAAAACTTGTGTAAAGAGATATAATGGAGACTATAAGACTAAGCATTTTACCTGTTGGCGTCAATATCTTTGTATGGTATTTGGACAATTAACACATCGGGAAAGTTTGTCTGATACAATACTTTGTCTGCGAGCTAATTCTAAAAAACTCTATCACATCGGAATTGGTGAAGCAATAGCAAAAAGTACATTATCAACTGCAAACGAAAATAGAGATTGGCACATATATGCTGACTTTACCTGGATATTAATACGTGAAGCACAACAATTATATGCAGGCAAATCAAAATGCGAAATTGATATCGACAACCCTGTTTTTGCTATTGATGCATCAACTATTGACCTTTGCTTATCATTATTCGATTGGGCTAATTTCAGATCAACAAAAGCAGGAATAAAACTCCATGTACAACTTGATCTGAAAACAGCGATTCCTGAATTTATAGAAGTAACAACTGCAGCCATTCATGAAGTTAATATTCTGGATACGATTTCCTTCCAGATTGACAGCTTTTACATAATGGACAGGGGTTACATCGATTATAAGCGACTTAACCGTATTCATCTTTCTAAAGCATTTTATGTAATCAGAGCTAAGGATAATCTTAATTTTAAAAGTGTCAAATCCAACCCTAAAAACAAACAGGAAGGTATAATGGCGGACCAGATAATTAAGCTTCAAGGATTCTATGCAATCCAGGATTATCCGGAAAAAATACGGCGGATCAAGTTCTATGATGCTGAACAGGATCGAACGCTGGTTTTTCTAACAAATAATTTTGATCTGGATGCTTCTAAGATCGCAATGCTATACAAACATCGATGGAAAATAGAGCTCTTCTTTAAATGGATAAAACAACATCTAAAGATCAAAACATTCTGGGGAACAAGTGAAAATGCTGTTCGCGTTCAGATATGGATTGCTATCTCCGTGTATGTACTTGTAGCGATCGCGAAGAAGAAATTTAACATACAGCATACACTGTATGAAATGCTTCAGGTAATCAGCATATCCGTCTTTGAAAAGACACCTATCAAGGAGCTTTTCGACAAACCAATACAGTCAAATTTCAAAGAACTAAATCGTAATCAGTTGAATATCTTCGATTAA